From the genome of Nicotiana sylvestris chromosome 2, ASM39365v2, whole genome shotgun sequence, one region includes:
- the LOC138885970 gene encoding secreted RxLR effector protein 161-like → MYAIVCTRPEICQAVGLVSRYQTDPGLAYWQAVKRIVRYLKGTADYTLCYQGGKDLRLVGYIDVDHGGDLDESKSTSGYVFLLSDGSISWSNKKQSYVSLSMMEVEYVALTSAAQEAVWLKKFLEHLLDITENIELVLVYCDSEAAISSTNDPKFHCKIKNIDIKYNYARDMVRRKVVNVKYVSTKDMLAYLSPSLCLEMHL, encoded by the coding sequence ATGTACGCTATAGTGTGCACTAGACCTGAAATATGTCAAGCAGTTGGCTTGGTAAGTAGATATCAAACCGACCCAGGTTTAGCATATTGGCAAGCAGTAAAGAGGATCGTGAGATATCTGAAGGGAACTGCTGATTATACCCTTTGTTATCAAGGCGGAAAGGATTTGCGATTAGTTGGATACATTGATGTTGATCATGGAGGAGATCTAGACGAGAGTAAGTCTACCTCAGGATATGTTTTCTTACTCAGTGATGGGTCTATATCATGGAGTAATAAGAAACAATCATATGTATCACTATCTATGATGGAAGTCGAATACGTGGCTCTCACATCAGCAGCACAAGAAGCTGTTTGGTTGAAAAAGTTCTTGGAGCACTTGTTAGATATCACTGAAAATATTGAACTAGTATTAGTCTATTGTGACAGTGAGGCTGCAATATCCTCCACCAATGACCCAAAGTTtcattgtaaaatcaaaaatatagaTATCAAGTATAACTATGCGAGAGACATGGTTAGGCGCAAGGTAGTGAATGTGAAGTATGTGTCTACAAAAGATATGTTAGCATATCTTTCACCAAGCCTTTGTCTAGAGATGCATTTGTGA